Proteins from a genomic interval of Desulfovibrio piger:
- a CDS encoding HU family DNA-binding protein, with product MSQEQTQRPHLVTKAELIKDVLRITREEDARDLHAVDVEVVLDALAEACAARLAAGDDVTLPGIGRLKVKARAARMVRNPRTGEPMSLPPKRGVTFNAGKKLLVRIE from the coding sequence ATGAGTCAGGAACAGACACAGCGTCCCCATCTGGTCACCAAGGCGGAACTGATCAAGGATGTGCTGCGCATTACACGCGAGGAAGACGCCCGCGATCTCCACGCCGTGGACGTGGAAGTTGTCCTGGATGCTCTGGCCGAAGCCTGCGCTGCACGGCTGGCTGCCGGGGATGACGTGACGCTGCCGGGCATCGGCCGCCTGAAGGTAAAAGCACGGGCCGCCCGCATGGTGCGCAACCCGCGTACAGGCGAGCCTATGTCCCTTCCACCCAAGCGTGGTGTGACGTTCAATGCCGGGAAAAAACTGCTCGTGAGGATCGAGTAA
- a CDS encoding PBECR2 nuclease fold domain-containing protein, with the protein MPESEVRFGGGPFEDAIAHFRRKVRVPVTTYRDLPAQMHAKAFMVAGAANDALLADFQQSLLQAMKQGTTLAAFRDDFDRIVKAHGWQYRGEPGWRSAVIFNTNMRTAHMAGHWKRMWEDREMHPYLRYVQVQRPTKRPEHAVWHGVILPIEDPFWDAHFPPNGWGCKCTVQNVSNARMKAEGWQVSKGVETFPGDVPEEWAYNVGKAERVSTERESAAFRPLPTARDYTAYGRPETIPADAPRAQVGEKATTRQGLLQAVRKMLHGEAAVFHGPDGLAVGITAQSLGNHLALDRAEYIPFIPEVLEEPYEIWLLPYEDEKTGRVELRRHYIKALALDKTRYGWMIAEFRKGELWNTTFILSRSEKELRKRRKGVLAWARAEK; encoded by the coding sequence ATGCCGGAAAGTGAGGTGCGTTTCGGCGGTGGGCCTTTTGAGGATGCCATCGCCCATTTCCGGCGCAAGGTGCGCGTGCCGGTCACGACCTACCGGGACCTGCCCGCGCAGATGCACGCCAAGGCTTTCATGGTGGCCGGGGCCGCCAATGACGCCCTGCTGGCCGACTTCCAGCAAAGCCTGTTGCAGGCCATGAAACAGGGCACCACGCTTGCGGCCTTCCGTGACGACTTTGACCGTATCGTCAAAGCCCACGGCTGGCAGTACCGGGGCGAGCCGGGCTGGCGCAGCGCGGTCATCTTCAATACCAACATGCGCACGGCCCATATGGCCGGGCACTGGAAGCGCATGTGGGAAGATCGCGAGATGCACCCGTACCTGCGCTATGTGCAGGTGCAGCGTCCTACCAAGCGCCCGGAGCATGCCGTCTGGCACGGCGTCATCCTGCCCATCGAGGACCCCTTCTGGGACGCCCACTTTCCGCCCAACGGCTGGGGCTGCAAATGTACGGTGCAGAACGTGAGCAACGCCCGCATGAAAGCCGAGGGCTGGCAGGTCAGCAAGGGCGTGGAGACCTTTCCCGGAGACGTGCCGGAAGAGTGGGCCTACAATGTGGGCAAGGCGGAGCGGGTGAGTACGGAGCGGGAGTCCGCAGCTTTTCGGCCTTTACCCACGGCGCGTGACTACACCGCCTACGGCAGGCCGGAGACCATCCCGGCGGATGCTCCCAGGGCTCAGGTAGGAGAAAAGGCGACAACGCGGCAGGGCCTTCTGCAGGCCGTGCGGAAGATGCTGCACGGTGAGGCCGCCGTCTTCCATGGGCCGGATGGCCTGGCCGTAGGAATCACCGCGCAAAGTCTGGGAAACCATCTTGCCCTTGACCGCGCGGAGTATATCCCCTTCATCCCGGAAGTGCTGGAAGAGCCTTACGAGATCTGGCTGCTGCCGTATGAAGACGAGAAGACGGGGCGTGTGGAATTGCGGCGCCACTACATCAAGGCCCTTGCTCTGGACAAGACGCGCTACGGCTGGATGATCGCGGAGTTTCGCAAGGGGGAGCTCTGGAATACGACCTTCATCTTGTCCCGCAGTGAAAAGGAGCTGCGCAAACGTCGCAAGGGTGTCCTGGCCTGGGCGCGAGCAGAAAAATAA
- a CDS encoding ExeA family protein: protein MIIRKQHLKMSTRQHFKLLRDPFADPQGVEDVYLNPDSRFVRETMHDAAVNGNFLAVVGESGSGKSTLREELVERLRLNGESVIVVEPYTLSMAESEKNGKPLRAPHIAEAIISTVSPGTGVPSSPEMRARKLHKVLVESSRAGFRHCLVIEEAHDLHMHTLKALKRFWELKDGMRRLLSIILIGQTELRDKLSSTQSDVREVVQRCDVVELPPIKQPGDFLAFRFQRAGACLEDVFSPDGIEELHDQLIVARGLNSAGVYLGYPLAISNFAIAAMNLAAELGFDLVDADIVRQVQP from the coding sequence ATGATCATCCGTAAACAGCACCTCAAGATGTCCACCCGCCAGCACTTCAAATTGCTGCGCGATCCCTTCGCAGATCCGCAAGGCGTGGAGGATGTCTACCTGAACCCGGACAGCCGCTTTGTGCGTGAGACCATGCACGATGCCGCGGTCAACGGCAATTTCCTGGCCGTGGTTGGTGAATCCGGCTCCGGCAAGTCCACGCTGCGCGAGGAACTGGTGGAGCGTCTGCGCCTCAACGGGGAATCCGTCATCGTGGTGGAACCGTACACCCTGAGCATGGCGGAATCGGAAAAGAACGGGAAGCCGCTGCGCGCCCCGCACATCGCCGAGGCCATCATCTCCACCGTCTCGCCCGGCACCGGCGTGCCGTCCAGCCCGGAGATGCGTGCCCGCAAGCTGCACAAGGTGCTGGTGGAATCCAGCCGTGCGGGCTTCCGGCACTGCCTCGTCATCGAAGAAGCCCACGACTTGCACATGCACACCTTGAAGGCCCTCAAGCGATTCTGGGAACTCAAGGACGGCATGCGCCGCCTGCTGTCCATCATCCTCATCGGGCAGACCGAACTCAGGGACAAGCTCTCCAGCACCCAGAGCGACGTGCGCGAGGTGGTGCAACGCTGCGATGTGGTGGAGCTGCCGCCCATCAAGCAGCCCGGGGACTTTCTCGCCTTCCGCTTCCAAAGGGCGGGCGCCTGCCTGGAGGATGTTTTTTCCCCGGACGGGATCGAGGAGTTGCATGACCAGCTGATCGTGGCACGCGGGCTCAATTCCGCCGGAGTATATCTTGGCTACCCGCTGGCCATCAGCAATTTTGCCATAGCCGCCATGAATCTGGCGGCGGAACTTGGCTTTGACCTCGTCGACGCCGATATCGTGCGGCAGGTACAGCCGTAG
- a CDS encoding helix-turn-helix domain-containing protein has product MSLADRLRIVRGSMGQTEFAKKIGSSQSGISAYEKGQRKPDYETLIRVSTEFGVTLDWLLLGKGSMHPADQLEGAMEEKTTDMSVVLKGRNIQRPDFTERPQNKTADMSVVWDLQQRLLDALQEQNNLLRENAHLRLQLERRDMRIRDLEREVAELREARKGPSAYGAGVAGSAG; this is encoded by the coding sequence ATGTCCCTCGCAGATCGTCTCCGCATTGTTCGCGGCTCAATGGGGCAAACCGAGTTTGCCAAGAAGATAGGAAGTAGCCAAAGTGGCATATCAGCTTATGAAAAAGGACAAAGAAAACCAGATTACGAAACCCTAATCCGGGTATCAACGGAATTTGGGGTCACACTGGATTGGCTTCTGCTGGGTAAAGGGTCCATGCATCCTGCGGACCAGTTAGAGGGTGCCATGGAAGAAAAAACGACCGACATGTCGGTCGTTTTGAAAGGCAGGAACATACAACGCCCTGATTTTACAGAAAGACCCCAAAATAAAACGGCCGACATGTCGGTCGTTTGGGATCTCCAGCAAAGGCTTCTTGATGCTTTGCAAGAGCAAAATAACCTGCTCCGGGAGAATGCTCACTTGCGCCTTCAGCTGGAGCGCCGGGACATGCGCATCCGCGACCTGGAACGGGAGGTCGCCGAACTGCGGGAGGCGCGGAAGGGGCCTTCCGCTTATGGAGCTGGAGTTGCGGGGAGTGCTGGTTAA
- a CDS encoding phage portal protein family protein, with the protein MPDILANPNALPARADMQVRSDGILDLANFVAEVVPAPDSVLASLGGDLREYGMLRRDDQVAALMQQRQDKLVEAEWEVIPGGDAPADVAAADFLREQLTGFNFDAACRKMHGSLLYGYGVAECLWGRDGSRITLRDIRVRAPWRFGFAKDRQLKLLVESRWLPMPSRKFWLVTWGAEDDDNPYGMGLGHQLWWPVFLKRNGARFWAAYLDRFGVPTTKAVYPSDESDAENEKRKKDALAAALSLRSEGAVALPEGFDVSLVESTSRGSGDFKDFLAYWDDAIAKIILSQTGTSRIGQYSGTAEVHSGIGTSVVKADADMLCQSFNTGPAVWLTEWNFPGARPPQVWRRVEDPAKVKADAQKDKDTAALGLELTDDEIARRYGDAWQRRRSGASASGAEFAEAGTEGHAPAEPYSDTLARQAMTLADAPQTAMIDAIRTELDKAVAEGEDLASFAERMLALNKLSGVDDLAQILYGAMTTAHLAGLSGEEDSDAGK; encoded by the coding sequence ATGCCCGACATCCTTGCCAACCCCAACGCCCTGCCTGCCCGGGCGGACATGCAGGTCCGTTCCGACGGCATCCTTGATCTTGCCAACTTCGTGGCCGAAGTAGTGCCCGCTCCGGACAGCGTGCTGGCCTCCCTGGGCGGCGATCTGCGCGAATACGGCATGCTGCGCCGTGATGACCAGGTGGCCGCCCTCATGCAGCAACGGCAGGACAAACTGGTGGAAGCGGAATGGGAAGTGATCCCCGGCGGCGATGCGCCTGCGGACGTGGCGGCCGCGGACTTTTTGCGCGAGCAGCTGACGGGCTTCAACTTTGACGCGGCCTGCCGCAAAATGCACGGTTCCCTGCTGTACGGCTATGGTGTGGCCGAATGTCTGTGGGGACGGGACGGCAGCCGCATCACCTTACGGGACATCCGCGTGCGCGCGCCCTGGCGTTTCGGCTTTGCCAAGGACAGGCAGCTGAAGCTGCTGGTGGAGAGCCGCTGGTTGCCCATGCCGTCGCGCAAGTTCTGGCTGGTGACCTGGGGCGCGGAAGACGACGATAACCCTTACGGCATGGGCCTTGGGCACCAGCTGTGGTGGCCCGTGTTCCTCAAGCGCAACGGCGCCCGCTTCTGGGCCGCCTACCTGGACCGTTTCGGGGTGCCCACCACCAAGGCCGTCTATCCTTCGGACGAATCGGACGCCGAGAACGAGAAGCGCAAAAAGGATGCTCTGGCCGCGGCTCTGTCCCTGCGCAGTGAAGGGGCCGTGGCCCTGCCCGAGGGCTTCGACGTTTCCCTGGTGGAATCCACCAGCCGGGGAAGCGGGGACTTCAAGGACTTCCTCGCCTATTGGGACGATGCCATCGCCAAGATCATCCTTTCCCAGACCGGCACCTCGCGCATCGGCCAGTACAGCGGCACGGCCGAAGTCCACAGCGGCATCGGCACCAGCGTGGTCAAGGCTGACGCGGATATGCTGTGCCAGTCTTTCAATACCGGCCCGGCGGTCTGGCTGACGGAGTGGAACTTTCCCGGCGCGCGGCCGCCCCAGGTCTGGCGCCGGGTGGAAGACCCCGCAAAGGTCAAGGCCGATGCCCAGAAGGACAAGGACACGGCGGCCCTGGGCCTGGAACTGACCGACGACGAGATCGCCCGCCGCTACGGCGACGCATGGCAACGCAGGCGTAGCGGGGCAAGCGCATCCGGGGCGGAGTTCGCCGAAGCCGGCACGGAAGGCCATGCCCCTGCCGAGCCCTACAGCGATACGCTGGCCCGGCAGGCCATGACACTGGCCGATGCCCCGCAAACGGCCATGATCGATGCCATCCGCACGGAACTGGACAAGGCCGTGGCGGAAGGCGAGGACCTGGCCTCCTTCGCGGAACGCATGCTTGCCCTGAACAAATTGTCCGGCGTGGATGATCTTGCCCAGATCCTCTACGGCGCCATGACCACGGCCCACCTGGCGGGCCTCAGTGGTGAGGAGGACAGCGATGCCGGAAAGTGA
- a CDS encoding DUF1937 family protein translates to MRLCNPDSLIEWRKVEPPRFKKDWPGRLVQAASVPHYNPEPPHAVPDMAVCEITRRDNYQSTAFELTLSWHCPACGHAHGRRVPESWLDEGKLWFVENVGLADATWALDDHPAVLCVVTSYHHPEAPKRAARADIASQCAAWFARSGWRVMCPVAMRHAACSADRGLPTDYPFWKEASLRMLETCDALVVLLLDGMRESEGVADAIAHARKLGIPLNQVRMAASDDAPQPFELAAQPRWWI, encoded by the coding sequence ATGCGCCTGTGCAACCCTGATTCCCTCATTGAATGGCGCAAGGTGGAACCGCCCCGGTTCAAGAAGGACTGGCCCGGCCGCCTTGTGCAGGCGGCAAGCGTCCCGCATTACAACCCTGAGCCCCCGCATGCCGTCCCGGACATGGCCGTGTGCGAGATCACCCGGCGGGACAATTATCAGAGCACCGCGTTTGAGCTGACCTTGAGCTGGCACTGCCCCGCCTGCGGCCACGCCCATGGGCGCCGCGTGCCGGAAAGCTGGCTTGACGAAGGCAAGCTCTGGTTTGTGGAAAACGTGGGCCTTGCCGACGCCACCTGGGCGCTGGATGACCACCCCGCCGTTCTGTGCGTCGTCACCTCCTACCATCATCCCGAGGCCCCCAAGCGGGCAGCCCGTGCGGATATCGCCAGCCAGTGCGCGGCGTGGTTCGCCCGTTCCGGCTGGCGGGTCATGTGCCCGGTGGCCATGCGGCACGCCGCCTGTTCGGCGGATCGCGGCCTGCCTACGGATTACCCCTTCTGGAAAGAGGCCTCTTTGCGGATGCTGGAAACATGCGATGCCCTCGTCGTGCTGCTGCTTGACGGGATGCGTGAAAGCGAGGGCGTGGCTGACGCCATAGCCCATGCCCGCAAGCTGGGCATCCCGCTCAACCAGGTGCGCATGGCGGCAAGCGATGACGCGCCCCAGCCGTTTGAGCTGGCAGCGCAGCCGAGGTGGTGGATATGA
- a CDS encoding phage protein Gp27 family protein yields MPRTSKVRRLPPELREQLHAMLDAGHTLEEITAHLKALGADVSRSGLGRYKQQVDKVAARLRESRAMAEAVMERMGAQAATGKSGAALIEMLTTLTSDYLLRRMDDPDAEIEVDELRALARTVKERAQAARATQDYDLKLREEARREAEEAMRKAVEKAAEESPAAAGPAEVFARIQAVYRGEA; encoded by the coding sequence ATGCCCCGCACGAGCAAGGTCCGCCGCCTGCCCCCGGAGCTGCGCGAACAGCTCCACGCCATGCTGGACGCGGGCCATACCCTGGAAGAGATCACCGCCCACCTGAAGGCCCTGGGGGCGGACGTGTCCCGCTCCGGCCTGGGACGCTACAAGCAGCAGGTGGACAAGGTGGCGGCCCGTCTGCGCGAGTCCCGCGCCATGGCCGAGGCCGTCATGGAGCGTATGGGCGCCCAGGCCGCCACCGGCAAGAGCGGCGCGGCCCTCATCGAGATGCTGACCACCCTCACCAGCGACTACCTGCTGCGCCGCATGGATGACCCGGATGCCGAGATCGAGGTGGACGAACTGCGTGCCCTGGCCCGTACCGTCAAGGAACGCGCGCAGGCCGCCCGTGCCACCCAGGACTACGACCTGAAACTGCGCGAGGAGGCCCGCCGCGAGGCCGAAGAAGCCATGCGCAAGGCCGTGGAAAAAGCCGCTGAAGAAAGCCCGGCCGCTGCCGGCCCGGCGGAAGTCTTCGCCCGTATCCAGGCCGTCTACCGGGGAGAAGCCTGA
- a CDS encoding VpaChn25_0724 family phage protein, whose protein sequence is MSDMQDIISKNRRLAILRFLSEEQDYAMNTSTLQAALRAIGHGVPRDTVEADAFWLAEQGLARCRRLDVGVTVLTVTPRGVEVAQGIAGHPGVDRPLPR, encoded by the coding sequence ATGAGCGATATGCAGGACATCATCAGCAAGAACCGCCGTCTGGCCATCCTGCGCTTTCTGAGTGAGGAGCAGGACTACGCCATGAACACCAGCACCCTGCAGGCGGCCCTGCGGGCCATCGGCCACGGGGTGCCGCGCGATACCGTGGAGGCCGACGCCTTCTGGCTGGCCGAACAGGGCCTTGCCCGTTGCCGGCGTCTGGATGTGGGCGTCACGGTGCTCACCGTCACCCCGCGCGGGGTGGAAGTGGCCCAGGGCATCGCCGGGCATCCCGGTGTGGACCGCCCCCTGCCGAGGTAG
- a CDS encoding host-nuclease inhibitor Gam family protein, translated as MTKRVKPVLNIPVVNTVEDADAILAEIAARKRQISLHEIALKEDVDKLKTECAARCEPLKKDIEAREQALMQFALARREELFKGRKSRELTFGTIGFRVSSSLRTIKKMTWERVLGVLRERGMTNCIRIKEEVDKEALRTLGPNTLADVGCKLVQEDGFFYELNETELEGNRT; from the coding sequence ATGACGAAGCGTGTGAAACCTGTCCTCAATATCCCTGTCGTGAACACCGTGGAAGACGCCGACGCCATCCTGGCCGAAATAGCCGCCCGCAAGCGTCAGATCAGTCTGCATGAGATCGCCCTCAAGGAGGACGTGGACAAACTGAAAACGGAATGCGCCGCCCGCTGCGAACCGCTGAAAAAAGACATCGAAGCCCGCGAACAGGCGCTTATGCAGTTCGCCCTGGCCCGGCGGGAAGAGTTGTTCAAGGGCCGCAAGTCCCGCGAGCTGACTTTCGGCACCATCGGTTTCAGAGTCTCGTCCAGCCTGCGGACCATCAAAAAAATGACCTGGGAACGGGTGCTGGGCGTTCTCAGGGAACGCGGCATGACCAACTGCATCCGCATCAAGGAAGAAGTGGACAAGGAAGCCCTGCGCACCCTCGGCCCCAACACGCTGGCGGATGTGGGCTGCAAGCTGGTGCAGGAAGACGGCTTTTTCTACGAGCTCAACGAAACGGAGCTGGAAGGCAACAGGACATAG
- a CDS encoding HTH domain-containing protein, producing the protein MRHPTTDAAPVRVLKIVELLFQRVLDGLSNKEIADALGCSPSTICRDLAMLESTGWVRRLETNRWAITEKPAALMQVYTLYMDDLSRQRDQFAARVQAKARQYL; encoded by the coding sequence ATGAGACATCCGACGACCGACGCGGCCCCCGTCCGTGTCCTGAAGATCGTGGAGCTGCTTTTCCAGCGGGTGCTGGACGGCCTCTCCAACAAGGAGATCGCCGATGCCCTCGGATGCAGCCCCAGCACCATTTGCCGGGATCTTGCCATGCTGGAAAGTACCGGCTGGGTGCGACGGCTGGAGACGAACCGCTGGGCCATCACGGAGAAACCGGCGGCCCTCATGCAAGTGTACACCCTGTATATGGACGACCTTTCCCGTCAGCGTGACCAGTTCGCGGCCCGCGTGCAGGCCAAGGCCAGACAGTATCTTTAG
- a CDS encoding DNA-binding protein has protein sequence MKKKKLRTRAEAREWLQAQGLTAAAWARANNFPVRVVQELLRDRAKGNYGVAHDIAVALGIKEGEPTDERRTA, from the coding sequence ATGAAAAAGAAGAAGCTGCGCACACGCGCCGAGGCGCGGGAGTGGCTGCAAGCGCAGGGCCTCACCGCCGCCGCATGGGCGCGAGCCAACAATTTTCCCGTCCGCGTGGTGCAGGAGCTGTTGCGGGATCGCGCCAAGGGTAATTACGGCGTGGCGCACGACATCGCCGTGGCGCTCGGCATCAAGGAAGGTGAGCCGACGGACGAAAGGAGGACGGCATGA
- a CDS encoding Mor transcription activator family protein, producing MARSGTNRGSDLLNQIEAIIEEELANGTTTLARRVTTRIALEFGGEQIYLPKDKARRDARIFDEYTGDNVLELRARYKLSESTLYQVIRAERSRRRLRQGVLPGVLLQEEDQ from the coding sequence GTGGCGAGGTCCGGCACTAACCGCGGCTCAGACCTGCTGAATCAGATAGAGGCCATCATCGAGGAAGAGCTCGCGAATGGCACCACCACGCTCGCCCGCCGGGTCACCACGCGCATTGCGCTGGAGTTCGGGGGCGAGCAAATCTATTTGCCGAAGGATAAGGCTCGCCGGGATGCCAGGATTTTTGACGAATACACCGGCGACAATGTTCTGGAATTGCGTGCGCGGTACAAGTTGAGCGAATCGACGCTTTATCAGGTCATCCGCGCGGAACGTTCCCGGCGGCGCCTGCGTCAGGGCGTCTTGCCCGGGGTTTTGTTACAGGAGGAAGATCAATGA
- a CDS encoding terminase large subunit domain-containing protein, translated as MGSAAEARAILYPYQRRWIDDQSRFKIGMFSRQTGKTYTSTLEIAEDMVKAEVEKRRVRWVILSRGERQAREAMEEGLKVHLRAYGAAFESLESDFHLADATSCKSLEVVMAHGSRVTALPANPDTARGFSANVFLDEFAFHADSRKIWAALFPVVSRNGLKLRVVSTPNGKGNKFYDLMTSAETAGWSKHVVDIYQAVADGLPRDVEALRAALNDPDAWAQEYELQWLDEASAWLSYDLINAVEHERAGIAQNYAGGPCYVGVDIGRRHDLFVIWVLEEVGDVLWTREIITRRGASFAEQDSLLDDVFRRYRVLRCCMDQTGMGEKPVEDARRRHGSGRVEGVLFTASSKLALATVGKQAFEDRRLRISQGDEALRSDLHKLQKVASPTGAPRFVADSDSGGHADRAWACFLAVNAATRPAVVLPDHAVPSGPARGGLGRFTDPDAAFMPYRRF; from the coding sequence ATGGGTTCCGCCGCTGAGGCCCGTGCCATTCTCTATCCCTACCAGCGCCGCTGGATAGACGACCAGAGCCGCTTCAAGATCGGCATGTTCTCGCGCCAGACGGGCAAGACCTACACCAGCACGCTGGAGATCGCCGAGGACATGGTCAAGGCCGAGGTGGAAAAACGCCGTGTGCGCTGGGTCATCCTCTCGCGCGGGGAACGGCAGGCCCGCGAAGCCATGGAGGAAGGCCTCAAGGTGCATCTGCGGGCCTACGGGGCCGCCTTCGAGAGCCTGGAGTCGGACTTTCACCTGGCGGACGCCACCTCCTGCAAGTCCCTGGAGGTGGTCATGGCCCACGGCTCCCGTGTGACCGCGCTGCCTGCCAACCCCGACACGGCCCGAGGCTTCAGTGCCAACGTTTTCTTGGACGAGTTCGCCTTCCATGCCGACAGCCGCAAGATCTGGGCGGCCCTCTTTCCCGTGGTCTCCCGTAACGGCCTGAAACTGCGCGTGGTCTCCACGCCCAACGGCAAGGGCAACAAGTTCTACGACCTCATGACCTCCGCCGAGACGGCGGGCTGGTCCAAGCATGTGGTGGACATTTATCAGGCCGTGGCCGATGGCCTGCCGCGTGACGTGGAGGCCCTGCGGGCCGCCCTGAACGATCCCGACGCCTGGGCGCAGGAATACGAGCTGCAATGGCTGGACGAGGCCAGCGCCTGGCTATCGTATGACCTCATCAATGCCGTGGAGCATGAGCGGGCGGGTATTGCGCAAAACTACGCGGGCGGCCCCTGCTATGTGGGCGTGGATATCGGCCGCCGGCACGACCTTTTTGTCATCTGGGTGCTGGAGGAAGTGGGGGACGTCTTGTGGACGCGGGAGATCATCACCCGGCGCGGGGCCAGCTTTGCCGAGCAGGACAGCCTGCTGGATGACGTGTTCCGGCGGTACCGGGTGCTGCGTTGCTGCATGGACCAGACCGGCATGGGCGAAAAGCCCGTGGAAGACGCCCGCCGCCGGCACGGCAGCGGCCGCGTGGAAGGGGTGCTGTTTACCGCATCCAGCAAGCTGGCCCTGGCCACGGTGGGCAAGCAGGCCTTTGAGGACAGACGCCTGCGCATCTCGCAAGGGGACGAGGCCCTGCGCAGCGACCTGCACAAATTGCAAAAGGTGGCCAGCCCTACGGGCGCACCCCGCTTTGTGGCCGATTCCGACAGCGGAGGCCATGCGGACCGCGCCTGGGCCTGCTTTCTGGCTGTCAACGCGGCCACGAGGCCTGCCGTCGTCCTGCCGGATCATGCCGTGCCCTCCGGCCCGGCCCGTGGGGGCCTTGGGCGCTTCACTGATCCCGACGCCGCCTTCATGCCTTACAGGAGGTTCTGA
- a CDS encoding regulatory protein GemA translates to MSKLIGMIHMAKARLGMDDETYRMFLVDTIGKNSLRGTNSREQWRVMEELKRRGFAPQAIHKGARLVDDPQAKKVRALWLTMADCGIVRDRSEKALGTYVRRITGRGLADASTKQLSLVIETLKRWLDRCDDPRKREICLSVLKEQDAPPMLDGLPIIGGGCGEVRH, encoded by the coding sequence ATGAGCAAGCTGATCGGCATGATCCACATGGCCAAGGCACGGCTCGGCATGGATGACGAGACCTACCGGATGTTCCTGGTCGATACGATCGGAAAGAACTCCCTGCGCGGCACGAACTCCCGCGAGCAGTGGCGCGTCATGGAAGAACTGAAGCGGCGCGGCTTCGCGCCCCAGGCCATCCACAAGGGCGCCCGCCTTGTGGATGATCCGCAGGCGAAGAAAGTCCGCGCCCTCTGGCTGACCATGGCCGATTGCGGCATCGTCCGGGACAGATCCGAGAAGGCCCTCGGCACCTATGTGCGCCGTATCACAGGGAGGGGCCTGGCAGACGCCAGCACAAAGCAGCTCTCGCTTGTCATCGAGACCCTGAAACGGTGGCTCGACCGCTGCGACGATCCCCGGAAGCGGGAGATTTGCCTGTCGGTCCTGAAGGAGCAGGATGCGCCGCCCATGCTGGACGGGCTTCCCATAATCGGAGGCGGTTGTGGCGAGGTCCGGCACTAA